A region of Paramormyrops kingsleyae isolate MSU_618 chromosome 17, PKINGS_0.4, whole genome shotgun sequence DNA encodes the following proteins:
- the LOC111854976 gene encoding TRPM8 channel-associated factor homolog, with the protein MARVKAYNMLMGGITELDFQGKAVPSDLVLIGDEAFPLAMNHVGQVLMAASSYGMGRLVVLGHEEYLTAFPSVVKNVLAWLNTPSKPTVGIHPACTSFAQSLSCPNEVGNFQKKMGIYVTDAYSMAGSEKELVSYLKGGGSLLVAGQAWDWAQKNPGQNALRDFPGNKVCSVAGIYFSEHKGKLGMFPVPKEIPSSWLAVSIGKDFKDDYKFLLDGVSEFDIRGGALPSEILVHGPLAFPIATTGDGRAFFAGAYYGQGRVIVGTHEGYLGRAELSRFLCNAVRWLDEGRNGCVGVHPNLAAAHSLLTQSGLHCELTNFREDLSVYVCKSYSDEHCTRIQGFVAEGKGLLIAGHAWAWAQNHGNHRVMIAYPGNRILNKMGISILGSTVNAGLYKAPKPETACSEVYHFRPMLQRLAGHVMCGEPLKQSEQDSLKHLGQDCSAYLHMKAHNCHSYASILSVLTSVVKQGGVPQVGKNRPIKDPKEHLLLNVSSQLYEALPNPDEIVPHIVKQKNQLPVVSNAKAFINGNTAGHEEWKSTGLYLSPGMRTYISVPSMIVGKGWQLQIGCQTDNLGNAGELRRAPVVHKRFPVNSEMILVSNLWGGLLYLVAPPNSTVGDFEIHAQWAILAPYYKSGKTTVAEWVGGLRAAPAPWAELEFDNIILTMKSKMVQDLDRPDEVAVLWDSIMKGVADLASIPAKLPRKERFVADVQISHGFMHAGYPIMLHGHSVKCLLEPKVARERGIWGAIHELGHNQQRNAWEFPPNTTECTCNLWSIYVHEEVLGVPRAKAHEAVNPNNRKQRLQQFVKEGKQYGKWEMWTALETYIQLQEKFGWEAFKKVFSAYHNMQNVPNDRDGKMNLYAETFSKTVNQNLAPFFKAWGWPISASLEQNLAALPVWSDHPMVNYA; encoded by the exons ATGGCCCGTGTGAAAGCATACAACATGCTGATGGGAGGCATAACGGAGCTGGACTTCCAAGGAAAGGCAGTGCCCAGCGATCTGGTGCTAATTGGCGATGAAGCTTTTCCTCTGGCCATGAACCACGTGGGCCAGGTCCTAATGGCTGCTTCCAGTTATGGAATGGGGCGCCTTGTGGTGCTGGGCCATGAGGAATACCTCACTGCCTTCCCCTCTGTGGTGAAGAATGTCCTGGCGTGGCTGAACACTCCCAGTAAGCCCACTGTGGGCATCCACCCGGCTTGTACCTCATTTGCCCAAAGCCTTAGTTGCCCCAATGAGGTGGGCAATTTCCAGAAGAAGATGGGGATCTACGTCACAGATGCCTACAGCATGGCTGGCTCAGAGAAGGAGCTGGTGAGTTATCTGAAGGGCGGAGGAAGCCTGCTTGTGGCTGGGCAGGCCTGGGACTGGGCCCAGAAGAACCCAGGCCAGAATGCCCTTAGAGATTTCCCTGGAAACAAGGTGTGCAGCGTGGCTGGGATCTACTTCTCGGAACATAAGGGCAAGCTGGGCATGTTCCCAGTGCCTAAGGAGATTCCCTCCAGCTGGCTGGCAGTGTC GATAGGCAAGGACTTCAAGGATGACTACAAGTTCCTGCTGGACGGGGTCTCTGAGTTCGATATAAGGGGTGGAGCACTGCCTTCTGAGATCCTGGTGCATGGTCCGTTGGCCTTCCCCATCGCCACCACTGGTGACGGCAGGGCCTTTTTTGCCGGAGCTTATTACGGACAGGGCCGTGTAATCGTGGGCACCCACGAGGGCTACCTGGGCCGTGCTGAGCTGTCCCGCTTCCTATGCAACGCGGTGCGCTGGCTGGACGAGGGCCGCAACGGGTGCGTGGGTGTCCATCCCAACCTGGCTGCTGCCCACTCCCTGCTGACCCAGTCTGGCCTGCACTGTGAGCTCACCAACTTCAGGGAGGACCTCAGCGTGTACGTCTGCAAGTCCTATAGCGACGAGCACTGCACGAGGATTCAGGGGTTTGTGGCTGAAGGAAAAGGTCTCCTCATTGCTGGCCATGCATGGGCCTGGGCTCAGAACCATGGCAACCACAGAGTGATGATTGCTTACCCGGGCAACCGCATCCTAAATAAAATGGGTATCAGCATCTTGGGAAGCACAGTGAACGCAGGCCTTTACAAGGCCCCAAAGCCTGAGACGGCCTGCTCGGAAGTCTACCACTTCCGACCCATGCTGCAGCGGTTAGCAGGCCATGTGATGTGCGGGGAGCCTCTGAAGCAGAGTGAACAGGACTCGCTGAAGCACCTGGGTCAAGACTGCAGCGCCTACCTGCACATGAAGGCTCACAACTGCCACTCCTACGCCTCCATCCTATCCGTGCTCACCAGCGTGGTGAAGCAAGGCGGAGTGCCCCAAGTTGGCAAGAACCGCCCCATCAAGGATCCCAAAGAGCATTTGCTCCTCAATGTCAGCAGCCAGCTGTATGAGGCGTTGCCCAATCCAGATGAAATTGTGCCCCATATTGTCAAACAGAAGAACCAGCTACCTGTTGTTTCCAACGCCAAAGCATTTATCAATGGAAACACCGCAG GCCATGAAGAATGGAAAAGCACCGGCCTGTACCTCTCACCTGGAATGAGAACGTATATCTCAGTTCCTTCGATGATTGTTGGGAAGGGTTGGCAG TTGCAGATCGGTTGCCAGACAGACAACCTTGGTAATGCGGGGGAACTGAGGAGAGCACCTGTGGTGCACAAGCGCTTCCCCGTCAACTCAGAGATGATCCTGGTGTCAAACCTCTGGGGTGGACTACTTTACTTGGTAGCACCACCGAACAGCACAGTGGGGGATTTTGAAATCCATGCACAATGGGCCATCCTTGCCCCCTACTACAAATCTG GAAAGACCACAGTAGCAGAGTGGGTGGGTGGTCTGCGAGCTGCACCCGCTCCCTGGGCAGAGCTGGAGTTTGATAACATCATCCTGACGATGAAATCCAAGATGGTGCAGGATTTGGACAGGCCGGATGAGGTGGCCGTCCTCTGGGACAGCATCATGAAAGGCGTGGCTGACCTGGCCTCCATCCCTGCCAAATTACCCCGCAAGGAGCGATTTGTGGCCGACGTGCAGATATCTCATG GGTTCATGCATGCTGGCTACCCTATTATGTTGCATGGCCACTCTGTGAAATGCCTCCTGGAACCAAAGGTGGCCCGTGAGAGAGGCATTTGGGGTGCAATCCACGAGCTGGGCCACAACCAGCAGCGGAATGCTTGGGAATTTCCCCCTAATACCACCGAGTGCACCTGCAACCTGTGGTCCATCTATGTGCATGAGGAGGTCCTGGGTGTTCCCCGGGCCAAGGCCCACGAGGCTGTCAATCCCAACAACAGGAAGCAGAGGCTTCAACAGTTTGTGAAGGAAGGGAAACAATATGGCAAGTGGGAGATGTGGACGGCACTGGAGACCTACATACAG CTCCAGGAGAAGTTCGGCTGGGAGGCCTTCAAGAAAGTCTTCTCTGCCTATCACAACATGCAAAATGTGCCTAATGACAGAGATGGAAAAATGAACCTGTACGCCGAGACTTTTTCCAAAACCGTCAACCAAAACTTGGCACCCTTTTTCAAAGCCTGGGGCTGGCCCATTAGCGCCAGTCTTGAGCAAAATCTGGCTGCCCTCCCAGTCTGGAGTGATCACCCAATGGTCAATTATGCTTGA